TTGGCGCCCGGCGTGGATTTGGTCGATCTCCCCGGCACATACAGCCTCGCCGCCCGCAGCCCCGACGAGATGGTGGCGGTCCGCGTCCTTCTCGGCGACTTAGAGGAGGAACCCCAACCGGACCTGGTCGTGGTGGTCATCGACGCGAGCAACCTGCAGCGCAATCTCTATCTCGCCACGCAGGTGATGGAGCTCGGCCTCCCGGTGGTGATCGTCCTCAACATGGTGGACGTGGCGGATCGCGCGGGCGTGCACGTCAACGCCCGGGGACTCGCCAAGGCGCTCGGCGTCCCGGTGGTCCCCACCGTGGCGAGCCGGCGCTTCGGCGCCGAGGAACTCCGCTCGGTGATCGTGAAACAGCTCGACGCGCCCCCCCCCGATCCCGGCTGGTCCTGGCCGGAGCCGATCCGGCGCGAGCTGGAGGCGCTCGAATCCCGCTTCCTCTTCGACCGCTTTCTTCTGGGTCGCGCGCTGATCGACGAGGGCGGCTCGGTGGAGCGCCTTCTCGACGCGAGGAGCGGAGGCACGCTTCTCCCCGCCCTCGAGGACGCGCGCGTCCGGATCCGGGCGACGGGCTCCACGCCGGTCCGGCTGGAATCGGCGATGCGCCACACATGGATCCGCGGGGCGATCGCCCCCTTCCTGGCGGAGACCGAGCACGGCCGGTCGCTCTCGCAGCGGATCGACGACGTGCTGGTCCACCGTCTCTTCGGCATGCCGATCTTCGCGGCGGTGCTCTTCGTCGTCTTTCTCGCCATCTTCGGCATGGCGCGTCCCTTCACCACCGCCATCTCGGGATGGTTCGCCGGGATCGGCGACGCCGTGGTCCACCTCTTCGCCGGCACATCCCTCGCCGGAGGCGCGCTGGAAAGCCTGATCGTGGACGGCGCCCTCGCCGGCGTCGGGGGGGTGCTCGTCTTCCTCCCGCAGATCGTTTTCCTCTTCCTCTTCGTCGCCATGATGGAAGACTGCGGCTATATGGCCCGCGCCGCCTTTCTCATGGACCGGATCCTCCGCCTCTTCGGGCTGAGCGGCATGAGCTTCATTCCGCTGCTGAGCAGCTTCGGCTGCGCCGTGCCGGCGATCCTGGCGACGCGGGTGATCGCCGATCGCCGGGACCGGATCGCCACGCTCCTCGTCGCCCCCCTCATGAGTTGCTCCGCCCGCATTCCGGTTTATACGTTAATGATCGCCGCCTTCATTCCCGCCCGAAACGTCGCCGGCTTCCTGCCGCTTCAGGGCTTGGTTTTCGGCGCCATGTACGTGGTCGGCGTGATCGTGGCGATCCCGGTGGCGATCGTGTTGAAGCGCACGCTGCTGCGCGGCGCGGGGAACACCTTCGTGATGGAGATGCCCTCCTACACGGCGCCGAACCCGCGGTCGGTGGCGATGCGGGTCTACCAGCGCGCCTGGGCTTTCGTGAAGCAGGCGGGCACGATCATCTTCTTCATGTCCATCGTGGTCTGGGCGCTCGGCTACTTTCCCCGCCCCGCATCGATCACCGCCGACTACCAGGCGGGAGTCCGCTCGGCGGAGGAGAGGCTCGACGGCGCGGAGCGGGAAGAGGAGTTGCTCCGAATCGAGAGTGAGCGGGACGGCGCCTTTTTGCGGCAGAGCTTTCTCGCCCGGGCGGGCCACTTCATAGAACCGGTGGTGGCGCCCCTCGGCTGGGACTGGAAAATCGGCATGGCGACGCTCGCCTCCTTCCCGGCGCGGGAGGTGGTGGTCTCCACGCTGAACGTGATCTACGACCTGGGGAACGGGGCGGAGAACCGGGAGGCGCTGATCGGAACGCTTCGGTCGGCGCGGCGGGACGACGGGTCGCCGGCGTTCACCATCCCCGTCGCGCTTTCGCTGATGGTATTCTTCGCCCTCTGCATCCAATGCGGGGCGTCCCTCGCCGCGATCCGCCGAGAGACCGTCTCCTGGCGATGGCCCCTCTTCACCTTCGGCTACATGACCGCCATCGCCTGGCTCGGCGCCTTCGCCACCCACCAGATCTTCGTCCGCATCCTTTAGATATTATTTTTTATGCCGAGGCCGATCCGCTCGATCATTCGCGCGCCGCTTCCCGGTCAACCGGCCAGCGCCGCCACTTGCGCGACGCCGGCGGCGTTGACCGCCACGTGCAGGAGGATCGCCGGCCAGATCGAGCCGGCGGCGAGCCGGGACCAACCGAGCACGATTCCGTTCAGAAAGATGGTGGTCATGTCTGTGGGGCCGTACTGGATGTGCGGGAGCGTCCAGAGCAGAGAGGTGATTCCGACGGCGCCGATCCAGCCCATACGGGAGGCGGCGAGCCCGTGAAGCAGAAACCCGCGCACCAGGATCTCTTCGAAGAGGGGAGCGGCGACGGCGATGGCGAACCAGAGAACGATCGGCGTGGGGGAACTCCGGTAGGCCCGCAGGAGAAACTCCGGTACCGGTTCGCCGCCGAGCCGCGTCCGAAAGATCTCGATGGCGATGAAGGCGACCGCGCCGATCGCCGTGGCGGCGAGGAAACGTCCCCAGCCGCTCCACAGGAGTCCCAGGTATTTCGCCGCCGGGTAGGGGCGGCGGCGGAGCGTGAAGAGCGCGGTGAGGGCGATCCCGACCACGGCGCCGGCGATCACGCCGCGCTCCAGCACCGCGCCGCCCAGAAGAAGATTCTCCGCGTTCGGGCTTCGCCCCTCCCGGATCATGTCGATCAACGCGCCGAGCAGGAGGGGGATCTGCACGATCTGGCTGAGCGCCAGGATGAGCAGCCCCACGGCGAGCGTGGAGACCGGGCCGTAGAGGCGGCCTTCCTCCGGGCTCGTTTGCCGCTCCATCTCCTCGGGCATGCGCGCTCTCCTTCCCCGGCGAGTTACCGGAGGGTTCCTCGCGAGCGAAAGGGGGGATCGCTCCGGGATCCGCGCCGGCTCTTATTCCGCGACGCGGCAGACGAGTCCCTTGAGATAGTTCCCCTCCGGAAAGGCGAGGGAAACCGGGTGGTCCGGCGGCTGGCCGAGGCGGTGCAGCACCTGGACCTCACGGCCCGAGTCGAGCGCCGCGCCGGCCACCACTTTCCGAAAGAGCGGCTCCTCCATGAGGGCGGAACAGGAGAAGGTGAAGAGCAGCCCGCCCGGCCGCAATAACTTGAACGCCAAAAGATTGATGTCCTTGTAGGCCCGTGCGGCACGTTCCAGGTGACTCTTCGCCTCGACGAACCGGGGCGGATCGAGGACGATCGCGTCGAAGGAGCGGCGGGAGTCGCGGAAGCGCCGGAGGACCTCGAAAACGTCCCCCTCCAGGTTCTCGATCCGGTCCTCTCCGATGCCGTTCCTTTCGGCGTTCCGGCGGGCCGTTTCCAGCGCGTCCCGCGAAGACTCCAGGTTCGTCGCCCGGGCCGCGCCGGCGGCGACGCAGGCGACGGCGAAAGCGCCGGTGTAGGCGAAGGCGTTGAGCACCTCCGCGCCGCCGGTCATGGTCGCCGCGACGGCCCTGTTTTCCCTCTGGTCCAGATAGAACCCGGTCTTGTGGCCGCGCCGCACATCCACAAGAAAGCGGCAGCGCCCCTCGCGGATCTTGATCGTCTCCGGCGGCTCCGACCCGGCGAGAGGACCCTCCCGGCGCTCGAGTCCCTCCTTTTCCCGCGCCGCCCCGTCGGAACGCTCGTAGACACCGGCCGATGGGAGGGCGTCTCCGAGGGCGTCCAGGATCTCTCCGCGCCGCCGCTCCGCGCCGGCGGAGGTGAAACGGCAGACCAGGAAACCGGCGTAACGGTCCACCGTGACCCCCGGAAGACCATCCGACTCGGCGTGAATCACGCGGTAGGCGTCCAGTTTCTCCGCCTCGACCCGCTCCCGTCGCAACCGGACCGCGCGGGCGACGCGGGCGCGGATGAAGGAGCCGTCTACTTCCTCTTCGGGATCGAAGGTCCACATGCGAACCGCGATCTGCGAGCGGGGCGACCAGGCGCCGCGGCCGAGAGCGCTCCCGTCCCCGGCGATCACCTCCACCGTTTCCCCGGATTCCGGGTCGCCGTCGACGCGTTCCACCGCTCCCGAGAAGACCCACGGGTGCCGCCGGAGCAAGGAACGCTCTCGCCCCGCTTTCAGAAATAGACGGGCCATCTTCCTCCCTTTCCGCGCGCGGCCCGTTCCGGTCGCGCGGGGCCGTGCTCCCGCCGTCCATCATAGGAAGGGCGGGGCGCGACGGGAAGCGCGAAAAGGGAAAGGCGGAAAATCGCGGTCGCGGGGAAGAGGACGTATCGCCCGGACCTCGCCCGGATGGACCGCCCTAGCGCTCCCCCCTCTCCCAGCGGAGCAGCCAGCGGTAGAAGCGTGGGTTTTCGTAGATGTTCTCCGCGTTGCTTTTCTCGGGAGTCCGTATCGACAGGATGCGTCGTGCCCGGGGCGTCTCCCGGAGACCGCCCGGATCGTCGATTCGGATGAAACGGTCGCCGCCGAAAAACTCGATCCGCCTCACCGTCTCGATCAGAAGATCCGAGGGCGCGGCCGGATTGTCTCTGTTTTCAATGATCCATATCGGTAGTTTTTCGAAGGCGGACCGCGCGTCTGCCGAGTCGAGCCTGATCGCGGCGGCGCGGGGGAGACCGCCCAGGGGCGCCGCGGCGGCGAAGCGGTCCGGATGTTGCTCGAGACAAACCCAGACGCCGCACTCACCGCCGCCGGTCCCGGTCAGATAGACGCGCCGCGGGTCTCCGTGGTATGCGCGCGTCACGTCGTCCACCAGCTCCATTAAACGGTCGGTCCGATCCTCCCGCGGACCATCCTCTTCCCGGACGCCCGTGAAACGGGGCGAGAGAATGAGAAAGTCCCGGCGCAGGAAGGCGAGATCCTTCCGGTCCATGGTCTCCACCACGCGGGCGGGGCCGGAGATGATGTCCCCCCCCGACCGCCCCCCCCACCACCCCGCTTCACGCAGGGCGAGGAGCAGCGGCCAGGAGCGAGAGCGATCATAGCCCTCCGGAATCCAAAGCAGATAGCCGTCGATCGATTCGCCGGGGAGCCAAGTCATCGTGTGCGTCCCCGCCTTCGGCGAGGGCTCGCGATCGCAGGAGAAAAGGCAAGCCGCGCAGAGAATCGCGGTGATGAAAAACCGGAGGTGCGGGTCGGTGCGCATCGTCCATCTCCGCGGGGTCTCGGAAAGGGGCTCCAGAGCGGCTCGTCGATAGCCGGCGTCCCGGCCGCCGCTCGGTGGGTCGCGGCGGACCGGAAAACGGGCGGAAGACGCTTCTCTGATGAAGACGAGCAAACGCGCCATTCCATTCAACGGAGAGCGTGCGCTGCGCCCGTTGCTCGGGAGTCTCCTTTCGGCGCGGTCAGGACGATCCGCATCCGGTCGAAGTCGAAGGTCATCGCCCAGGCATTGAAATAGTCGTGCGAGATGATCCCCGCGAGGAGAAAACCCCATCGATCCGGCGGTCCCGGGAATCCCCCGTGCAGGCCCCGGATTCCCTCGCGCCGCGCGCCCCCCAGAGAGAGTTCGTCGAGAGTGAAGGATCGGATCTCGACCGGCCCGCCGCCGCCGATGCCCGTCATCGTCTCCTCGGACAGTTCGATTCCCGCCTCGTCGATCAGGAAATCGGCCGGAACGAATCCGCCGCCCGCCAGTCCCGTGTCCACCAGGAAAAGACAAGGGCCGGCGCCGTTCGCCGTTCCACGGGCGACCATGAAATGATCCCCCGCCATCCGGAAGGGGATCTCGTGGCCCCCCGGCGGAGCGGAGGCGCTTTCCGCGCGCCGCCGGAGCACGAGCCTCTCGCCGGGATAGTCGATGGTGGAGAGGAAGTGATAGAGGACGACCGTTCCGATCACGCCGTCGATCGATCCGCCGGGACCGGGAGGAAAACGAATCCCCTTGAGATGGATCGGCACGTTCTTCACCGTAAATCCACCGAGACCGATCGAATCGGCGCGGCCGTATTCATACATCGCCCGGCGTCCTCCGGCGAAAACGCCCTCTTCGGCGCCGAAGGATCTCCCCGCGCCCGCGCTCGCCGCGAATGCCGGGTCCAAGGAGAGCACCGATCCTCCCGTGTCGATCAGAAAGCGCCCCGTCCGCCCGTTGACACGGATCGTGACGACCGGCAGAGGAAATCCCTCCAGGAAGGGGAGGACGGCCGAGTCGGCGGTTCCGGCGATCTCGTACGGCGCCTCTCCTTCGAAGCTCTCCATTTGATCGGCGAAGGCGGTCCGCCCGGCGGCGCGCAGAAGAGGCGCGGCGGCCGTGAAACGGTCCCGGCGATAATGGGTCTCCGCTAAAAGGAGCTTCGGGCGCTTCTCTTCCGGAAGGAGATCCGTCGCGGCGCGGAGCCGAGATTCCGCCTCGTCCAAACGGTTCTCCAGAAGAGCGATCTCGCCCAGACGGAGCAACGCACTTCCGCCGTCGTCCCCGTCTCTCTCGTATTCCGCACGGTACGCCTCCTCGGCGCGCGCAAAATCGCCCGCCCGAAAAAGACTGTCCGCGGGTATCGCCCCGCTCGCGGCGACGGCGAAAACCGGCCGAAGCGCCACCGCCGCCAGGGCGAGGCACGCCCACCCGATCCATACTCTTCGCATCGCCGCACCTCCTTTGCTTCGTCGGCCCGCCGGAGGAGGCATTCCTCCGACCGGCTCACTCTCTCCGACGAAAGGAATCGAACGTCTGTTCAAATAATTTTGAATTTTTAAACGGTTTGCCTTGACGCCCCGCTCGGATCGTTTAGGATCGATCCATGAGCGCGCCGCGGGACAAGATGGTGCTCCGTTCGCCCGAGCAGGTCGCCGCGCTCGGCTCGCCGGTCCGTTTCCGGATCGTCGACATCCTCGCCCTGCGCGGCGCCTCCTCCGTTCGGGAGATCGCCGTCGGCGCCGGCTGCTCCGTCACCTCTCTCTACTATCACATCCGCGTGCTGGAGAAGGTGGGCATCCTCGAAGAGGCGGCGACGCGGGGGACGGGACGGCGCATGGAGAAAACCTACCGGCTTCGGGCGGGGAAGCTCGTCATCGACCCGAAGAAGCGTTCCGTCCCGTACCGGCGGGCCATGGCGGACAGCTGCGCCGCCCTCCTCCGCCGCGCGGAGAGGGATTATCGTGCCGCCGCCTCGGCGACGGAGGTCCGGTTGGAAGGCGAAGAAAGGGACCTGATGATCCGGCGCCTCGTCCTCCGTCTCGATTCCGAGGGGCTCGCGCGTTTGAACCGTCTGCTCGACCGCGTTTCGGCACACGCCGGACGGCGCGGCGGGGCTGGCGGCGCCCCCGTGACTCTCACCATCGCCATGAGCCGGGTACCCGAGCTGGATCGCTGACGGCCGCGGCGCACTCCCGTTACGGAGCCACGGCCGGCGACTCCAACACCGCCGGGAGGAACTCCAGATCCTTGGGATAATTGAGGCTGTCGGCGACAACCGCGTATTCGCCCGTGACGGAGTGGATCCGATAGAGCTCACCGGAGAAATTCACGACCGCGTAGATGTAGGAACCGGCGGTGGCCAAGCCGGTGATGTTCCCCGCGGGGAGGGTGCAGAGATCGGTCACGTCGCCCTCCGCCGTGAACCGGTGGATCTTCTTCGAGCGGCCCAGACTGAACGCGCCGTTTCCGTAGTCGATCGCGCCCAGCCACCCGCCGGTCGGATCGATCTCGCGGAAGATGGTCGCCGTGAGGGTCGTGAGATCGAGATCGATCAGCTGGCTATTCCCCGTCTCGGAGATGTAGGCGTGCCCGCCCACGACGACGCCGTCCAGGCTCTGCAACTCGTCGGGGCTCGAGT
This region of Candidatus Eisenbacteria bacterium genomic DNA includes:
- a CDS encoding aspartyl protease family protein — protein: MRRVWIGWACLALAAVALRPVFAVAASGAIPADSLFRAGDFARAEEAYRAEYERDGDDGGSALLRLGEIALLENRLDEAESRLRAATDLLPEEKRPKLLLAETHYRRDRFTAAAPLLRAAGRTAFADQMESFEGEAPYEIAGTADSAVLPFLEGFPLPVVTIRVNGRTGRFLIDTGGSVLSLDPAFAASAGAGRSFGAEEGVFAGGRRAMYEYGRADSIGLGGFTVKNVPIHLKGIRFPPGPGGSIDGVIGTVVLYHFLSTIDYPGERLVLRRRAESASAPPGGHEIPFRMAGDHFMVARGTANGAGPCLFLVDTGLAGGGFVPADFLIDEAGIELSEETMTGIGGGGPVEIRSFTLDELSLGGARREGIRGLHGGFPGPPDRWGFLLAGIISHDYFNAWAMTFDFDRMRIVLTAPKGDSRATGAAHALR
- a CDS encoding class I SAM-dependent methyltransferase — encoded protein: MARLFLKAGRERSLLRRHPWVFSGAVERVDGDPESGETVEVIAGDGSALGRGAWSPRSQIAVRMWTFDPEEEVDGSFIRARVARAVRLRRERVEAEKLDAYRVIHAESDGLPGVTVDRYAGFLVCRFTSAGAERRRGEILDALGDALPSAGVYERSDGAAREKEGLERREGPLAGSEPPETIKIREGRCRFLVDVRRGHKTGFYLDQRENRAVAATMTGGAEVLNAFAYTGAFAVACVAAGAARATNLESSRDALETARRNAERNGIGEDRIENLEGDVFEVLRRFRDSRRSFDAIVLDPPRFVEAKSHLERAARAYKDINLLAFKLLRPGGLLFTFSCSALMEEPLFRKVVAGAALDSGREVQVLHRLGQPPDHPVSLAFPEGNYLKGLVCRVAE
- a CDS encoding helix-turn-helix transcriptional regulator, which codes for MSAPRDKMVLRSPEQVAALGSPVRFRIVDILALRGASSVREIAVGAGCSVTSLYYHIRVLEKVGILEEAATRGTGRRMEKTYRLRAGKLVIDPKKRSVPYRRAMADSCAALLRRAERDYRAAASATEVRLEGEERDLMIRRLVLRLDSEGLARLNRLLDRVSAHAGRRGGAGGAPVTLTIAMSRVPELDR
- the feoB gene encoding ferrous iron transport protein B, yielding MGSARGGGSLLIPVKTQHRVAIIGNPNTGKSSVFNALTGLSQRVGNYPGVTVDKTTGVLAPGVDLVDLPGTYSLAARSPDEMVAVRVLLGDLEEEPQPDLVVVVIDASNLQRNLYLATQVMELGLPVVIVLNMVDVADRAGVHVNARGLAKALGVPVVPTVASRRFGAEELRSVIVKQLDAPPPDPGWSWPEPIRRELEALESRFLFDRFLLGRALIDEGGSVERLLDARSGGTLLPALEDARVRIRATGSTPVRLESAMRHTWIRGAIAPFLAETEHGRSLSQRIDDVLVHRLFGMPIFAAVLFVVFLAIFGMARPFTTAISGWFAGIGDAVVHLFAGTSLAGGALESLIVDGALAGVGGVLVFLPQIVFLFLFVAMMEDCGYMARAAFLMDRILRLFGLSGMSFIPLLSSFGCAVPAILATRVIADRRDRIATLLVAPLMSCSARIPVYTLMIAAFIPARNVAGFLPLQGLVFGAMYVVGVIVAIPVAIVLKRTLLRGAGNTFVMEMPSYTAPNPRSVAMRVYQRAWAFVKQAGTIIFFMSIVVWALGYFPRPASITADYQAGVRSAEERLDGAEREEELLRIESERDGAFLRQSFLARAGHFIEPVVAPLGWDWKIGMATLASFPAREVVVSTLNVIYDLGNGAENREALIGTLRSARRDDGSPAFTIPVALSLMVFFALCIQCGASLAAIRRETVSWRWPLFTFGYMTAIAWLGAFATHQIFVRIL
- a CDS encoding CPBP family intramembrane metalloprotease, with translation MPEEMERQTSPEEGRLYGPVSTLAVGLLILALSQIVQIPLLLGALIDMIREGRSPNAENLLLGGAVLERGVIAGAVVGIALTALFTLRRRPYPAAKYLGLLWSGWGRFLAATAIGAVAFIAIEIFRTRLGGEPVPEFLLRAYRSSPTPIVLWFAIAVAAPLFEEILVRGFLLHGLAASRMGWIGAVGITSLLWTLPHIQYGPTDMTTIFLNGIVLGWSRLAAGSIWPAILLHVAVNAAGVAQVAALAG